In Haliotis asinina isolate JCU_RB_2024 chromosome 15, JCU_Hal_asi_v2, whole genome shotgun sequence, one DNA window encodes the following:
- the LOC137265692 gene encoding uncharacterized protein — protein MFGREPRLPIDLTFGIGTNHGHESVSSYGDSLRKKLQEAYDLAARASETAKDRQKTGYDLRVRGATVQTGDRVLVKALAFDGKHKLADRWEEDPFVVLSQPNQDIPVFVVRRETGEGRKRTLHRNHLLPIGSVPIFEAPSAPKPTPAPRSRTPAKPVTNSSNTLELEDTQDNESDEEALDIIPAVPDEDTFISEKTVDKDTSISQTSGDDHVSVETDGNASGGDDHMQTDTEDGTEAGPEDTSEQEDSVGRESPPAPPVIVSRPTPPPRRSGRQTKRPTWQTSGEYVMCQTSDPDWHQKSRRIEQLAATGVIGHISSGISKALLSLIDESQE, from the coding sequence ATGTTTGGTCGAGAGCCCCGTCTGCCGATTGATCTGACTTTTGGCATTGGAACCAACCACGGACATGAATCAGTTTCATCATATGGGGATTCTCTTCGAAAGAAACTTCAAGAGGCTTATGACTTAGCAGCCAGAGCATCCGAGACGGCAAAGGATAGACAGAAGACTGGTTATGACTTGAGAGTGCGTGGCGCGACTGTTCAGACTGGTGACAGAGTACTGGTAAAAGCACTTGCATTTGATGGGAAACACAAATTGGCAGATCGCTGGGAAGAGGATCCGTTTGTTGTTCTCTCGCAGCCAAACCAGGATATCCCTGTGTTTGTTGTGCGGAGAGAGACAGGAGAGGGGAGGAAGAGGACCCTTCATCGGAATCACCTCTTACCCATTGGATCAGTTCCCATATTTGAGGCACCATCTGCACCAAAACCAACACCTGCACCAAGATCCAGGACACCTGCTAAACCAGTCACCAATTCATCAAACACCTTGGAATTAGAAGACACCCAGGATAATGAGTCAGATGAGGAAGCTCTGGATATAATTCCAGCAGTTCCTGATGAAGACACTTTCATCAGTGAGAAAACTGTGGATAAGGATACATCTATCTCACAGACAAGTGGTGACGACCATGTGTCTGTTGAGACAGATGGTAATGCTTCTGGTGGTGACGACCACATGCAGACTGATACTGAAGACGGCACAGAAGCAGGACCTGAAGACACATCAGAGCAAGAAGACTCAGTTGGAAGAGAAtctcctcctgcacctcctgTAATTGTCTCAAGACCAACACCGCCTCCACGACGTTCTGGACGCCAAACCAAGAGACCAACATGGCAGACGTCCGGGGAATATGTGATGTGCCAGACTTCTGATCCAGATTGGCATCAGAAGAGTCGGCGTATAGAACAGTTAGCTGCTACTGGCGTCATTGGTCACATCAGCAGTGGCATTTCTAAAGCACTTCTTTCACTCATTGATGAATCCCAAGAATGA
- the LOC137265639 gene encoding heme A synthase COX15-like has product MFSAFCLLRSGLTASTGGLTGRGFRHVVQNQIHCPRCQKVVQGTRQFSVMKNLRQPKPVSGILRFLQPVRKTTSTAAGKVVQELPPHAEKIVGGWLIGCAGMVVGAVILGGVTRLTESGLSMVDWRLLKDMKPPGSQQEWEEEFERYKQFPEYKYVSSQKEMTLSDFKFIYYMEYAHRMWGRGVGLVFALPALYFLKKGWITKAMRPRLAIYASFIGFQGFLGWYMVKSGLEEQKSPDGVPRVSQYRLAAHLGSALFLYTLLLYGGLMHLTKPQKMPNTRQMTRLRVLTHGVLTMVFVTALSGAFVAGLDAGLTYNSWPKMADKWIPDDLVTISPKWKNMFENPTTVQFNHRHLAESTVLAITGFWWVARKAPLSPRARIALNCLLGMAFIQASLGITTLLLYVPTHLAATHQSGSVALLSFATWLAHEIKRMPK; this is encoded by the exons ATGTTTTCTGCTTTCTGCTTATTGCGATCAGGATTGACAGCTTCAACTGGAGGCCTTACTGGTCGTGGATTTCGTCACGTAGTCCAGAATCAG ATCCACTGTCCAAGATGTCAGAAGGTGGTTCAAGGAACACGGCAGTTCAGTGTCATGAAAAATCTCAGACAACCCAAACCG gtGTCAGGGATTTTGAGATTTCTTCAGCCAGTCAGGAAGACCACATCCACAGCTGCAGGGAAAGTTGTgcaggagttacctccccatGCTGAGAAGATTGTTGGAGGCTGGTTAATCGGGTGTGCCGggatggtggttggagctgtCATCTTGGGAGGTGTAACAAG ATTGACAGAATCAGGCCTGTCCATGGTTGACTGGCGACTCCTCAAGGATATGAAGCCGCCAGGATCACAGCAGGAATGGGAGGAGGAGTTCGAGCGATACAAACAGTTCCCAGAGTATAAATA TGTCAGCAGCCAGAAGGAGATGACTCTAAGTGACTTCAAGTTCATCTACTATATGGAGTATGCTCACCGGATGTGGGGACGTGGCGTGGGGCTGGTTTTCGCTCTCCCAGCTCTCTACTTCCTCAAGAAGGGATGGATCACCAAAGCCATGAGACCCAGGCTTGCCATCTATGCATCATTCATAGGTTTCCAG GGTTTCCTTGGCTGGTACATGGTGAAGAGTGGTCTCGAGGAACAGAAGAGTCCAGATGGCGTCCCCCGCGTGTCCCAATATCGCCTGGCAGCTCACCTTGGCTCCGCTCTCTTCCTGTACACACTGTTGCTGTACGGAGGTCTCATGCATCTTACCAAGCCACAGAAG ATGCCCAACACACGGCAGATGACACGACTGCGGGTATTGACGCATGGAGTCCTGACCATGGTCTTCGTCACAGCTCTGTCTG GAGCATTTGTTGCTGGTCTTGACGCTGGTCTGACCTACAACTCCTGGCCCAAGATGGCGGACAAGTGGATCCCTGATGATCTTGTTACCATCTCTCCCAAGTGGAAGAACATGTTTGAAAACCCAACCACCGTCCAGTTCAACCATCGGCATCTG GCGGAGTCAACTGTACTGGCTATCACAGGGTTCTGGTGGGTAGCTCGCAAGGCTCCGTTATCTCCACGAGCCCGCATAGCACTCAACTGTCTTTTGGGCATGGCTTTCATCCAG GCTAGCCTGGGTATCACCACCCTGCTGCTGTACGTCCCCACCCACCTGGCCGCCACCCATCAGTCTGGTTCTGTCGCCCTGCTCAGCTTTGCTACTTGGCTGGCTCACGAGATCAAGAGGATGCCAAAGTAA